A part of Synchiropus splendidus isolate RoL2022-P1 chromosome 19, RoL_Sspl_1.0, whole genome shotgun sequence genomic DNA contains:
- the si:dkeyp-113d7.10 gene encoding uncharacterized protein si:dkeyp-113d7.10 isoform X2, producing MMEKVGCSSAPCRSLPPSVGEQLVSSRQNGGCCAGATVDACWPRHVGGESLVRFYSLHYGSIADCRRWKHAGGEATSHGRDEPCGRPRVLRATPRVCGGLRARAAEDETANMDGAVFISFFQGQLESVLEQVVQLAVQEISKTVGSSLNALLLETAVKERENHRLRLQLQSWEKRAMDGSAGGAARADSSRTKAQHHHHHHHHQQQQQQQQQQQQSELRAPGGPGTESGGATDTRRLEHKGRVVDQLKSVMETVLDFAVCELTKIVEASYDDLLLEVTKLEHEHRHLEERLERGEQRSGGQRRSSENDSASLSGSEETRDDACDVTVSKMLLTDPKPPRVQSNPQDWGPILDKVFGEKWSDDSWSVEEKEGSGRVPKESRTSQHKSLPLSLEPAPYSPQQDPRWTPLEDMEVFSPDVEIGHQNSTGQAHTAGEQQIGPLPGSSGSGQLSSASMLHRLLTLPSQLLEEDASKETVPLAMDSSNEPPGLAPASLPTTKELEEDMDDGGEVEEEEKGTKRKRRRVWSECEECGRRFSRVSQLKSHRLTHAAATDWVPSSPAPPSSSPPLQCSKCGKRFSSATRLQSHMTTMHPGDENGT from the exons ATGATGGAGAAAGTTGGCTGTAGTTCTGCACCCTGCCGCTCGCTGCCGCCCTCTGTCGGCGAGCAGCTGGTGAGCTCAAGACAAAATGGCGGATGCTGCGCGGGAGCGACCGTGGACGCGTGTTGGCCAAGACATGTGGGCGGGGAAAGCCTCGTGCGCTTCTACTCGCTCCACTACGGTTCCATCGCCGACTGTCGGCGCTGGAAGCACGCTGGAGGGGAAGCGACATCTCACGGACGAGACGAGCCGTGCGGCCGGCCCCGAGTCCTACGAGCGACCCCGCGGGTGTGTGGAGGCCTGCGGGCTCGAGCAGCCGAGGATGAGACAGCGAACATGGACGGAGCCGTGTTCATCTCCTTCTTCCAGGGCCAGCTGGAGTCCGTGCTGGAGCAGGTCGTTCAGCTCGCCGTCCAGGAAATCAGCAAGACGGTGGGCTCCAGTCTGAACGCCCTGCTGCTGGAGACGGCTGTCAAGGAGCGGGAGAACCACCGGCTTCGGCTTCAGCTGCAGTCGTGGGAAAAGCGGGCTATGGACGGTTCTGCCGGTGGGGCCGCGCGAGCAGACAGCAGCAGGACAAAGgcccaacatcatcatcatcatcatcatcatcaacaacaacaacaacaacaacaacagcagcagcagtcggaGCTACGTGCCCCTGGGGGACCGGGCACGGAGTCCGGAGGAGCTACCGACACACGCCGCTTGGAGCACAAAGGCCGAGTCGTTG ACCAGCTCAAGTCTGTGATGGAGACAGTTCTGGACTTTGCAGTCTGCGAGCTGACCAAGATCGTAGAAGCTTCATATGATGACTTGCTGCTGGAAGTCACCAAGCTGGAGCATGAGCACCGGCACCTGGAGGAGCGGCTGGAGAGAGGAGAGCAACGAAGCGGGGGCCAGCGCCGCAGCTCCGAGAACGACTCTGCCTCACTGAGTGGTTCAGAGGAAACTCGGGACGATGCTTGTGATGTTACGGTGTCCAAGATGCTGCTAACAG atCCAAAGCCTCCCCGCGTCCAGTCCAATCCCCAGGACTGGGGTCCCATCTTGGACAAGGTCTTTGGTGAGAAGTGGTCTGATGACTCATGGTCCGtagaagagaaggaggggagTGGGCGTGTCCCAAAAGAGTCCAGGACGTCCCAGCACAAGTCACTGCCTCTGTCCCTGGAGCCAGCTCCGTACTCCCCGCAGCAGGACCCTCGTTGGACCCCTCTGGAGGACATGGAAGTCTTCTCTCCGGACGTAGAAATTGGTCATCAGAACTCCACAGGGCAAGCTCACACTGCTGGTGAACAACAGATTGGACCTCTGCCTGGCTCCTCAG gaagtggccagCTGTCCTCCGCATCCATGTTACACCGTCTTCTCACCCTGCCGTCACAGCTGCTGGAAGAAGATGCCTCCAAGGAAACGGTTCCTCTGGCAATGGACTCGAGCAACGAACCTCCTGGTCTGGCACCTGCATCCCTCCCTACCACTAAGGAGTTGGAAGAGGACATGGACGACGgaggggaggtggaggaagaggagaaaggGACCAAG aggaagaggaggagggtttGGTCGGAGTGCGAGGAGTGCGGTCGCAGGTTCAGTCGTGTGTCACAGCTGAAATCCCACCGCCTGACTCACGCCGCTGCCACGGACTGGGTCCCATCGTCTCCGGCTCCTCCCAGCAGCAGCCCCCCTCTTCAGTGTTCCAAGTGCGGGAAGAGGTTCTCCTCAGCGACCCGCCTCCAGAGCCACATGACGACCATGCACCCTGGCGACGAGAACGGAACCTGA
- the si:dkeyp-113d7.10 gene encoding uncharacterized protein si:dkeyp-113d7.10 isoform X1, protein MMEKVGCSSAPCRSLPPSVGEQLVSSRQNGGCCAGATVDACWPRHVGGESLVRFYSLHYGSIADCRRWKHAGGEATSHGRDEPCGRPRVLRATPRVCGGLRARAAEDETANMDGAVFISFFQGQLESVLEQVVQLAVQEISKTVGSSLNALLLETAVKERENHRLRLQLQSWEKRAMDGSAGGAARADSSRTKAQHHHHHHHHQQQQQQQQQQQQSELRAPGGPGTESGGATDTRRLEHKGRVVDQLKSVMETVLDFAVCELTKIVEASYDDLLLEVTKLEHEHRHLEERLERGEQRSGGQRRSSENDSASLSGSEETRDDACDVTVSKMLLTDPKPPRVQSNPQDWGPILDKVFGEKWSDDSWSVEEKEGSGRVPKESRTSQHKSLPLSLEPAPYSPQQDPRWTPLEDMEVFSPDVEIGHQNSTGQAHTAGEQQIGPLPGSSGSGQLSSASMLHRLLTLPSQLLEEDASKETVPLAMDSSNEPPGLAPASLPTTKELEEDMDDGGEVEEEEKGTKVSPSEVKCVVTTTEMFAIAPPIHAPPVVDKPRPLVCAEEEEEGLVGVRGVRSQVQSCVTAEIPPPDSRRCHGLGPIVSGSSQQQPPSSVFQVREEVLLSDPPPEPHDDHAPWRRERNLKADQDSATVDSAHPQDGNFCLQRF, encoded by the exons ATGATGGAGAAAGTTGGCTGTAGTTCTGCACCCTGCCGCTCGCTGCCGCCCTCTGTCGGCGAGCAGCTGGTGAGCTCAAGACAAAATGGCGGATGCTGCGCGGGAGCGACCGTGGACGCGTGTTGGCCAAGACATGTGGGCGGGGAAAGCCTCGTGCGCTTCTACTCGCTCCACTACGGTTCCATCGCCGACTGTCGGCGCTGGAAGCACGCTGGAGGGGAAGCGACATCTCACGGACGAGACGAGCCGTGCGGCCGGCCCCGAGTCCTACGAGCGACCCCGCGGGTGTGTGGAGGCCTGCGGGCTCGAGCAGCCGAGGATGAGACAGCGAACATGGACGGAGCCGTGTTCATCTCCTTCTTCCAGGGCCAGCTGGAGTCCGTGCTGGAGCAGGTCGTTCAGCTCGCCGTCCAGGAAATCAGCAAGACGGTGGGCTCCAGTCTGAACGCCCTGCTGCTGGAGACGGCTGTCAAGGAGCGGGAGAACCACCGGCTTCGGCTTCAGCTGCAGTCGTGGGAAAAGCGGGCTATGGACGGTTCTGCCGGTGGGGCCGCGCGAGCAGACAGCAGCAGGACAAAGgcccaacatcatcatcatcatcatcatcatcaacaacaacaacaacaacaacaacagcagcagcagtcggaGCTACGTGCCCCTGGGGGACCGGGCACGGAGTCCGGAGGAGCTACCGACACACGCCGCTTGGAGCACAAAGGCCGAGTCGTTG ACCAGCTCAAGTCTGTGATGGAGACAGTTCTGGACTTTGCAGTCTGCGAGCTGACCAAGATCGTAGAAGCTTCATATGATGACTTGCTGCTGGAAGTCACCAAGCTGGAGCATGAGCACCGGCACCTGGAGGAGCGGCTGGAGAGAGGAGAGCAACGAAGCGGGGGCCAGCGCCGCAGCTCCGAGAACGACTCTGCCTCACTGAGTGGTTCAGAGGAAACTCGGGACGATGCTTGTGATGTTACGGTGTCCAAGATGCTGCTAACAG atCCAAAGCCTCCCCGCGTCCAGTCCAATCCCCAGGACTGGGGTCCCATCTTGGACAAGGTCTTTGGTGAGAAGTGGTCTGATGACTCATGGTCCGtagaagagaaggaggggagTGGGCGTGTCCCAAAAGAGTCCAGGACGTCCCAGCACAAGTCACTGCCTCTGTCCCTGGAGCCAGCTCCGTACTCCCCGCAGCAGGACCCTCGTTGGACCCCTCTGGAGGACATGGAAGTCTTCTCTCCGGACGTAGAAATTGGTCATCAGAACTCCACAGGGCAAGCTCACACTGCTGGTGAACAACAGATTGGACCTCTGCCTGGCTCCTCAG gaagtggccagCTGTCCTCCGCATCCATGTTACACCGTCTTCTCACCCTGCCGTCACAGCTGCTGGAAGAAGATGCCTCCAAGGAAACGGTTCCTCTGGCAATGGACTCGAGCAACGAACCTCCTGGTCTGGCACCTGCATCCCTCCCTACCACTAAGGAGTTGGAAGAGGACATGGACGACGgaggggaggtggaggaagaggagaaaggGACCAAGGTAAGTCCTTCAGAAGTCAAGTGCGTAGTgacaactactgaaatgtttgCTATTGCGCCACCTATCCATGCACCACCTGTTGTTGACAAACCTCGGCCGCTTgtgtgtgcagaggaagaggaggagggtttGGTCGGAGTGCGAGGAGTGCGGTCGCAGGTTCAGTCGTGTGTCACAGCTGAAATCCCACCGCCTGACTCACGCCGCTGCCACGGACTGGGTCCCATCGTCTCCGGCTCCTCCCAGCAGCAGCCCCCCTCTTCAGTGTTCCAAGTGCGGGAAGAGGTTCTCCTCAGCGACCCGCCTCCAGAGCCACATGACGACCATGCACCCTGGCGACGAGAACGGAACCTGAAAGCTGATCAGGACTCTGCCACAGTCGACTCAGCTCATCCGCAGGACGGCAACTTTtgtttacagcgcttctga
- the stx1b gene encoding syntaxin-1B, which yields MKDRTAELRSAKDSDDDEEVVQVDRDHFMDEFFEQVEEIRGCIEKLSEDVEQVKKQHSAILAAPNPDEKTKQELEDLTADIKKTANKVRSKLKAIEQSIEQEEGLNRSSADLRIRKTQHSTLSRKFVEVMTEYNTTQSKYRDRCKDRIQRQLEITGRTTTNEELEDMLESGKLAIFTDDIKMDSQMTKQALNEIETRHTEIIKLENSIRELHDMFVDMAMLVESQGEMIDRIEYNVEHSVDYVERAVSDTKKAVKYQSQARKKKIMIIICCVILGVVLASTIGGTLTS from the exons ATGAAGGACCGTACAGCGGAACTGCGAAGC GCgaaagacagcgatgatgaCGAGGAGGTGGTCCAGGTGGACCGGGACCATTTCATGGATGAGTTCTTTGAGCAG GTGGAGGAGATCCGCGGATGCATAGAGAAGCTGTCCGAGGATGTGGAGCAGGTGAAGAAGCAGCACAGCGCCATCTTGGCGGCGCCGAACCCCGATGAGA agaCCAAACAGGAGTTGGAGGACCTGACGGCCGACATCAAGAAGACAGCCAATAAAGTCCGCTCCAAGTTAAAAG CTATCGAGCAAAGTATTGAGCAGGAGGAAGGTCTCAACAGATCCTCTGCAGACCTGCGCATCCGCAAGACGCAG CACTCGACTCTGTCCCGTAAGTTTGTGGAGGTGATGACCGAGTACAACACCACGCAGTCCAAGTACCGGGACAGATGCAAGGACAGGATCCAGAGACAGCTGGAGATCA ctgGACGTACCACCACCAacgaggagctggaggacatgCTGGAAAGCGGCAAACTGGCCATCTTCACAGACGAT ATCAAGATGGACTCTCAGATGACCAAACAGGCGCTGAACGAGATTGAGACTCGACACACTGAGATCATCAAGCTGGAGAACAGTATCCGCGAGCTCCATGACATGTTTGTGGACATGGCCATGCTGGTGGAGAGCCAG GGAGAGATGATCGATAGAATCGAGTACAACGTGGAACACTCGGTAGACTACGTGGAGCGCGCCGTGTCCGACACCAAGAAGGCAGTCAAGTACCAGAGTCAGGCCCGCAAG AAGAAGATCATGATCATCATCTGCTGTGTCATCCTGGGCGTCGTGCTAGCATCGACCATTGGCGGAACGCTGACCTCCTAA